AATTGGCTATTCGTGATGGTCATTCTTCGGTCGATCCAAATGCCGGCGCTCACCTGGCTCGTCGCCGCGATCATTCGCGGGCCGATTGCCGGAGGCGACGGGCACGGCGTCGCGATCGGAGTGCTCGCGTTCTTGGTTTTGGCCGTCTCAACGCAGGTCGTGATGCACTTCCGCCAGCGGCTGGCGCTGGAACTCGGCGAGTCGGTGGTTTTCGACCTGCGCAATGAAATCTTCGCGAGGCTGCAAGTGCTGCCGATGAGCTTCTTCGACCGGAATCCAGTGGGGCGGCTGGTGACGCGCGCGACAACGGACGTGGACGCGCTGAACGATTTATTTGCATCCGGCGTGGCGGCGATCCTGAACGACTTCTTTTACCTTTTCGGGCTGGCTGCGATTCTGCTGGCATGGCATCCGCGGCTGGCGCTAGCGACATTCTCGCC
The Pirellulales bacterium genome window above contains:
- a CDS encoding ABC transporter transmembrane domain-containing protein — protein: MSTASTFKLDRTLTRLDRHEEHEPDERPLDIGLIVRLFSYTRPYASKRNWLFVMVILRSIQMPALTWLVAAIIRGPIAGGDGHGVAIGVLAFLVLAVSTQVVMHFRQRLALELGESVVFDLRNEIFARLQVLPMSFFDRNPVGRLVTRATTDVDALNDLFASGVAAILNDFFYLFGLAAILLAWHPRLALATFSP